In Verrucomicrobiota bacterium, one genomic interval encodes:
- a CDS encoding NAD(P)/FAD-dependent oxidoreductase produces MLQPEVVIIGAGAAGLMCAIEAGKRGRKVLVLEHNQSAGKKILISGGGRCNFTNLNAGPGNYLSQNPDFCRSALARYTPTDFLKLVEAHGIGYHEKKLGQQFCDTSAREILDLLLSECAEAGVRVIYGVHVAAMSKGDRFRVDTSRGTVSAETCVIACGGLSLPKIGATDFAYRIAEQFGHRLVETRAGLVPLTFQGRMRSFCSGLSGVSVDVEANCAGKTFRENLLFTHRGLSGPSILQISSFWQTGEELSIDLMPDQNAVDLLEDAKARDIRMDNLLSQKLPSRFAGQFALEFGPLRPLKQYNSKERAQIAATLKKWPVRPDGSEGYVTAEVTIGGVDTRDINQKTLESRKLSGLFFIGECVDVTGWLGGYNFQWAWSSGFCAGQVC; encoded by the coding sequence ATTTTACAGCCTGAGGTCGTGATCATCGGAGCGGGGGCTGCCGGTTTAATGTGTGCGATAGAAGCAGGCAAACGCGGGAGAAAAGTCCTTGTGCTGGAACACAACCAAAGTGCCGGCAAAAAAATCCTGATTTCTGGTGGAGGCCGGTGTAATTTCACCAATCTTAATGCCGGTCCGGGGAATTATCTCTCCCAAAATCCTGACTTTTGCCGTTCAGCCCTTGCCCGATATACACCCACTGACTTTCTCAAGCTGGTTGAGGCACATGGGATCGGCTACCATGAAAAAAAACTTGGCCAACAATTCTGTGATACGAGCGCACGGGAGATTCTGGATTTACTCCTGAGTGAATGCGCGGAAGCCGGGGTACGAGTGATCTATGGTGTCCATGTTGCGGCGATGAGCAAGGGAGATCGGTTTCGGGTGGATACTTCACGAGGAACGGTTTCTGCTGAAACCTGCGTAATCGCCTGTGGTGGCCTTTCCCTGCCGAAAATCGGTGCCACGGATTTTGCCTACCGGATCGCCGAGCAATTTGGTCACCGGCTGGTCGAAACGAGGGCGGGACTTGTACCGCTGACTTTCCAAGGCCGGATGCGCTCGTTTTGTTCGGGTTTAAGCGGTGTATCCGTGGATGTGGAAGCAAATTGCGCAGGGAAAACCTTCCGGGAGAATCTTCTTTTTACCCACCGAGGATTAAGTGGCCCGTCGATTTTACAAATCTCCTCCTTTTGGCAGACGGGGGAGGAACTTTCGATTGACCTGATGCCGGATCAAAATGCCGTGGATTTACTCGAAGATGCCAAAGCACGTGATATCCGCATGGACAATTTACTTTCACAGAAACTGCCTTCCCGTTTTGCCGGACAATTTGCCTTGGAATTCGGTCCCTTGCGCCCGCTCAAACAGTATAACTCGAAGGAACGCGCACAAATTGCTGCGACCCTGAAAAAATGGCCTGTACGGCCTGATGGCTCAGAGGGTTACGTTACAGCCGAGGTAACCATTGGTGGAGTGGATACCCGTGATATCAACCAGAAAACCTTAGAGTCGCGCAAATTGTCCGGGCTCTTTTTTATCGGCGAATGCGTCGATGTCACCGGTTGGCTTGGTGGATATAATTTCCAGTGGGCATGGTCCAGTGGTTTTTGCGCAGGACAGGTGTGTTAA
- the pgi gene encoding glucose-6-phosphate isomerase, giving the protein MSTLTASPAWNALESHYEKVRNLQMRDLFAEDSGRFDKFHLNFEDILLDYSKNRITEETITLLRALAKQADIQGWARKMFSGEKINTTEQRAVLHIALRNRSNTPILVDGKDIMPEVNAVLGQMKTFSEKIRSGEWKGYSGKAITDIVNIGIGGSDLGPVMVTEALKAYSKRDLHVHFVSNVDGTHIVETLKSCNPETTLFIIASKTFTTQETMTNAHSARDWFLATAKDESQVAKHFVALSTHEKAVTAFGIEKENMFAFWDWVGGRYSLWSAIGLSIVLSIGFENFVELLTGAHDMDQHFLNTPAESNLPLTLGLIGVWYNNFFGSQTVALLPYDQYMHRFPAYFQQGDMESNGKSVSRDAKHVDYSTGPIIWGEPGTNGQHSFYQLIHQGSKLIPADFIAPAQSQNPIGEHHPILLSNFFAQPEALMKGKTLEEVKAELSNDGMSGEALEQLAPFKVFDGNHPTNSILFHKLTPRTLGRLIALYEHKIFTQGIIWNINSFDQWGVELGKQLAKKILPELKGTETVSSHDSSTNGLINYWKSQR; this is encoded by the coding sequence ATGTCCACCCTGACCGCTTCACCCGCTTGGAATGCCCTGGAATCCCATTATGAAAAAGTGCGCAATCTACAGATGCGTGATCTTTTTGCCGAAGATTCGGGTCGTTTTGATAAATTCCATTTAAATTTCGAGGACATTCTCCTCGATTATTCTAAGAACAGGATTACAGAAGAAACCATTACCCTTCTCCGAGCTTTGGCAAAACAAGCCGATATCCAGGGATGGGCACGCAAAATGTTTTCGGGCGAAAAGATTAATACGACGGAACAACGTGCAGTCCTCCATATTGCCCTCCGTAACCGTTCAAATACCCCGATCCTTGTCGATGGTAAAGATATCATGCCAGAGGTTAATGCTGTCCTCGGCCAGATGAAAACTTTTAGTGAAAAGATCAGGAGCGGTGAATGGAAGGGGTATTCCGGAAAAGCCATTACCGATATCGTGAATATCGGCATAGGAGGTTCCGACCTCGGTCCTGTCATGGTGACAGAAGCCCTGAAAGCCTATTCAAAACGGGATTTACACGTGCATTTTGTCAGTAATGTCGATGGGACACACATTGTTGAGACACTGAAATCATGTAACCCCGAGACGACCCTTTTTATTATTGCATCCAAGACTTTCACGACTCAGGAAACCATGACCAACGCGCATTCTGCACGTGATTGGTTCCTCGCTACAGCAAAAGATGAATCACAAGTGGCGAAACATTTTGTGGCCCTTTCTACTCATGAAAAAGCCGTGACCGCTTTCGGCATCGAAAAGGAGAATATGTTCGCTTTTTGGGATTGGGTAGGGGGACGTTACTCTCTTTGGTCTGCCATCGGTCTTTCCATCGTCCTGTCTATCGGGTTCGAGAACTTTGTGGAGCTCCTTACCGGTGCGCACGATATGGACCAGCACTTCCTAAATACACCTGCGGAGAGCAATTTGCCCCTGACCTTGGGTTTGATAGGGGTGTGGTATAATAATTTCTTTGGTTCGCAAACCGTTGCATTACTCCCTTACGACCAATACATGCACAGGTTTCCAGCCTACTTCCAGCAGGGCGACATGGAAAGTAATGGCAAAAGTGTTTCGCGTGATGCCAAACACGTGGACTATTCCACCGGCCCGATTATCTGGGGTGAACCCGGCACGAATGGACAACATTCTTTTTATCAACTTATCCATCAGGGATCCAAGCTTATCCCCGCGGACTTTATCGCACCTGCCCAGTCACAGAATCCTATCGGGGAACATCATCCGATCCTCTTGTCGAATTTCTTTGCTCAGCCAGAAGCCTTGATGAAGGGGAAAACGCTAGAGGAAGTCAAAGCCGAGCTATCCAACGACGGGATGAGTGGTGAAGCATTGGAGCAACTTGCGCCATTTAAAGTATTCGACGGGAATCATCCGACGAATTCAATTCTCTTCCACAAACTCACGCCCCGCACATTAGGACGTTTAATCGCCCTTTACGAGCACAAGATATTTACTCAGGGGATCATCTGGAATATTAACTCTTTCGACCAGTGGGGCGTCGAGCTCGGCAAACAACTTGCTAAAAAGATCCTGCCTGAGCTCAAAGGAACAGAAACAGTCTCTTCACACGATTCCTCTACCAACGGCCTCATTAATTATTGGAAATCACAAAGATAA
- a CDS encoding DUF4912 domain-containing protein: MAILAKKKSAAAAKRSASKVKSITPVKSKTSSQSPVKRHAKLKPESIRSQSKKSNKVRSTAVVKRRTMAKILSDLIDPEIEISNRKFTVSTTPSTPRIDFEDLGELPEAYGTKKLFISARDPYWLFAYWDLSWQQFHEYAAKAHDSKIFLKIFEENGNEVLQSQISDHVRNYYYHAQKPNLTFFAELGFYRHGDQHFEVISRSGTTTAPRDNFSPNTFARFATIPFEWSFRALLELIKSLLSENEELAEALARLQDHGHPFPFKANILKGEWTQEQEQALITYLGEEDMMQTIRVGSHEVTEWLRRRLLGDTTSGFVPGLLSSESLSSWSSPAGGYGQREFWMNVNAELIIYGSTDPAAKLRISGKDIDIRKDGTFTYHWSFPDGIFHIPVEATSPDNVEKRGVLLSFLRTTARDGEVTNHPQDPKYVEPLGRLE, from the coding sequence ATGGCTATACTAGCAAAGAAAAAATCAGCGGCGGCCGCGAAACGGTCCGCATCCAAAGTTAAATCCATAACACCCGTAAAATCTAAGACATCTTCCCAAAGCCCTGTCAAACGTCATGCAAAGCTGAAACCCGAATCAATTCGTTCACAGTCCAAAAAATCAAATAAAGTTCGTTCAACAGCTGTCGTCAAACGCAGGACTATGGCAAAAATACTGTCGGATCTCATTGATCCGGAAATTGAAATCTCAAACCGTAAATTTACGGTTTCAACTACTCCTTCAACTCCGAGAATTGATTTTGAGGATCTTGGTGAATTGCCGGAAGCTTACGGCACCAAAAAACTTTTTATTTCAGCCCGTGATCCCTATTGGCTCTTTGCTTATTGGGACCTCAGCTGGCAGCAATTCCACGAATACGCTGCCAAAGCCCATGACAGTAAGATTTTCCTCAAAATTTTTGAAGAAAATGGGAATGAGGTTCTTCAATCCCAGATTTCCGACCATGTGAGGAATTATTATTACCACGCGCAAAAACCAAACCTGACTTTTTTTGCAGAACTCGGGTTCTACCGCCATGGTGATCAGCATTTTGAAGTAATATCCCGCTCCGGCACCACCACAGCCCCGCGCGATAACTTTTCACCAAATACCTTTGCCCGTTTTGCCACAATTCCTTTCGAGTGGAGTTTCCGTGCCCTTCTGGAATTGATCAAATCACTCTTGTCTGAAAATGAAGAACTTGCCGAGGCCTTGGCGCGTTTACAGGATCACGGACATCCTTTCCCGTTTAAAGCTAACATCCTAAAGGGGGAATGGACTCAGGAACAAGAACAAGCTCTTATTACCTACCTTGGTGAGGAGGATATGATGCAGACAATTCGTGTAGGCTCCCATGAAGTCACCGAATGGCTCCGCCGCCGTCTCTTAGGGGATACAACATCGGGATTTGTTCCCGGCCTGCTCAGTAGTGAATCACTCAGCAGCTGGTCTAGTCCCGCCGGTGGATATGGACAACGCGAATTTTGGATGAATGTGAATGCAGAGCTGATTATCTATGGATCTACCGACCCTGCGGCGAAGCTCAGGATCTCCGGCAAAGATATAGACATCCGCAAAGATGGCACATTCACCTATCATTGGTCTTTCCCTGATGGTATTTTCCACATTCCTGTAGAGGCTACCTCTCCCGACAATGTCGAGAAACGCGGAGTACTTTTGTCATTTCTCAGAACCACTGCCCGTGATGGTGAAGTGACTAATCATCCTCAAGACCCGAAATACGTCGAACCTTTGGGACGTTTGGAGTAA
- a CDS encoding 1,4-alpha-glucan branching protein domain-containing protein, producing the protein MTKGYVSIVLHAHLPFVRHPEHEEFLEEDWLYEAITETYVPLVQMMDGMLTDGVDFRLTMSITPPLANMLLDPLLQDRYVRYVNKLLELSWKEIERTKHDPSFHKLAWFYHKRLLGIRHVFQDQYNRNLITAFKKFQDVGNLEIITCGATHGFLPLMQDYPEAVRAQIMIARDHYTQCFGRPPRGIWLPECAYFPGLEKVLQEAEIRYFLTDTHGVLFADPRPRYGVFAPIFTRSGPAAFGRDTESSKQVWSSIEGYPGDPVYRDFYKDIGFDLDYDYIRPYILPTGERKFTGLKYYKITGKTDHKQPYDPDVALEHAAMHAGNFMHNREKQVEHLQGVMGAPPIIIAPYDAELYGHWWYEGPEFLNYFIRKSVFDQSTYKLTTPADYLKQFDTHQVATPSASSWGAKGYWEVWLDGPNAWIYPHLHVAAQRMTEAACMYPNAYGQMERALKQLARELLLAQSSDWAFLMKTGTAPHYAAKRTKDHILRFTKLFEQIKYNRIDEAFLSNLEWRDNIFPDINWRYYL; encoded by the coding sequence ATGACTAAAGGATACGTTTCAATCGTTCTCCATGCACATTTGCCGTTTGTCAGGCATCCTGAACATGAAGAATTTCTCGAAGAAGACTGGTTATACGAAGCGATTACGGAAACATACGTCCCGCTCGTTCAGATGATGGACGGAATGCTGACCGACGGGGTGGACTTCCGCCTGACCATGTCCATCACGCCTCCATTGGCCAACATGCTTTTGGATCCACTTCTTCAGGATCGTTATGTTCGTTACGTCAATAAACTCCTTGAGTTAAGCTGGAAGGAAATCGAACGGACAAAGCATGATCCGTCTTTCCATAAACTGGCATGGTTCTACCACAAACGCCTGTTGGGCATCCGCCATGTATTCCAAGATCAATATAACCGGAACCTGATTACGGCATTTAAAAAATTCCAAGATGTAGGAAATCTAGAAATCATCACTTGCGGCGCGACCCACGGATTCCTGCCCTTGATGCAAGATTATCCAGAAGCTGTCCGGGCCCAGATCATGATTGCCCGCGATCATTATACCCAATGTTTTGGACGGCCGCCCCGCGGTATATGGCTGCCTGAATGCGCCTACTTCCCTGGGCTAGAAAAAGTCCTCCAAGAGGCTGAAATTCGTTATTTCCTTACTGACACCCATGGGGTTCTGTTTGCTGATCCACGTCCCCGTTACGGGGTATTTGCCCCCATCTTTACGCGGAGCGGCCCCGCCGCATTTGGACGCGACACCGAGTCGAGTAAACAAGTCTGGAGTTCCATCGAAGGTTACCCTGGAGACCCTGTTTACCGTGATTTTTATAAGGATATTGGTTTTGATCTGGATTATGACTATATACGTCCGTATATCCTCCCGACAGGTGAACGTAAATTTACCGGACTAAAATATTACAAAATCACCGGTAAAACCGATCATAAACAACCTTACGATCCGGATGTCGCCCTTGAACACGCAGCCATGCATGCTGGCAACTTCATGCACAACCGAGAGAAACAAGTCGAACACCTGCAAGGCGTCATGGGTGCCCCTCCCATTATTATCGCCCCTTACGATGCGGAGCTCTATGGTCACTGGTGGTACGAAGGGCCTGAATTCCTGAATTATTTTATCCGTAAAAGTGTCTTTGACCAAAGCACCTATAAACTCACGACCCCCGCTGATTACCTAAAGCAATTCGACACCCACCAAGTCGCCACCCCGAGCGCATCATCATGGGGAGCGAAAGGTTATTGGGAAGTCTGGCTCGATGGGCCAAATGCTTGGATATACCCTCATCTCCATGTGGCTGCCCAACGCATGACCGAGGCCGCTTGCATGTATCCAAATGCCTACGGGCAGATGGAACGCGCCTTAAAGCAACTTGCGCGTGAACTCCTCCTCGCCCAATCGAGCGACTGGGCCTTCCTCATGAAGACAGGAACCGCCCCCCACTACGCCGCAAAACGAACCAAAGACCATATCCTGCGTTTCACAAAACTCTTTGAACAAATCAAATACAACCGTATCGACGAAGCTTTCTTGAGTAACCTCGAATGGCGGGATAACATCTTCCCCGATATTAACTGGCGGTATTATTTATAA
- the tal gene encoding transaldolase — MANLLEQLKQFSIVVADTGDFESIKRYTPRDATTNPSLIAKAATMPEYQDLVAKTLADVKQECSSSSEQLSVAIDKLFVAFGGEILKIVPNRVSTEVDARLSFDVVGSVAKAKSLIGRYEKMGIPKERILIKLASTWEGIEAAKQLKNDGIHCNLTLLFSFAQAVACADAGVQLISPFVGRIFDWYKKSTGKESYASHEDPGVLSVTRIYNYYKKYGYKTEVMGASFRNLGEITELAGCDLLTISPQLLEELMTAQGTLPLKLDASKAEANCTEPKIPIDEKSFRWMLNEDQMATEKLSDGIRAFTADLLKLEKFIASKL, encoded by the coding sequence ATGGCAAATCTACTCGAGCAATTAAAACAATTCTCTATCGTAGTCGCTGATACAGGTGACTTTGAATCAATTAAAAGATATACCCCCCGTGATGCGACGACAAATCCCAGTTTGATTGCTAAGGCTGCGACGATGCCCGAATATCAGGATCTGGTGGCTAAAACACTTGCTGATGTTAAACAAGAATGCTCCAGCAGCTCCGAGCAACTTTCCGTGGCGATTGATAAGCTTTTTGTGGCCTTTGGTGGCGAGATACTCAAAATCGTTCCAAATCGTGTTTCTACGGAGGTGGACGCGCGCTTGAGTTTCGATGTGGTCGGTTCAGTCGCAAAAGCAAAAAGTCTCATAGGACGTTATGAAAAGATGGGCATTCCCAAGGAACGTATCCTGATCAAACTTGCCAGCACTTGGGAAGGGATTGAAGCGGCCAAACAACTCAAAAATGACGGGATTCATTGTAATCTGACATTACTTTTTTCTTTTGCCCAAGCTGTCGCTTGTGCGGATGCGGGCGTGCAACTGATCTCCCCGTTTGTCGGACGTATTTTTGATTGGTATAAAAAATCTACTGGTAAAGAATCCTATGCCTCCCACGAAGACCCCGGGGTGTTGTCTGTGACAAGGATTTATAATTATTACAAAAAGTACGGATACAAAACCGAAGTCATGGGGGCCTCCTTCCGCAATCTCGGGGAAATCACCGAGTTAGCCGGATGTGACCTGCTCACGATCAGTCCCCAGCTTTTAGAAGAACTCATGACCGCGCAGGGTACCTTGCCTCTCAAGCTCGACGCTTCCAAGGCTGAAGCAAATTGCACTGAGCCTAAAATCCCGATTGATGAAAAATCTTTCCGCTGGATGCTCAATGAAGATCAGATGGCTACCGAGAAACTCTCGGATGGTATCCGCGCTTTTACCGCCGACCTCTTAAAGTTAGAGAAATTCATCGCTTCAAAACTCTAA